Proteins co-encoded in one Hyalangium ruber genomic window:
- a CDS encoding MbnP family copper-binding protein → MHTSLGRAALLALTALASTACGGDDAPQTVLLSFKPMVGNQAFACGQTYTGLGTTATRYEPKDFRLYVHNVRLVSTGGQEVPVTLTENGDWQKDGLALLDFENKAGLCSNGTEATNNRIMGTVPAGDYSGLRFTVGVPFAMNHQDASVASTPLNVSTLFWGWAGGYKFIRLDGRTSGLPSGHNVHLGSTECQTAGPNQVTSCQQENRFEVELAGFDPEKAQNVVLDVATLLAGSDLDTNQANSAPGCMSATNDADCGPIFQRLGLAFNGTQANPANQTFFRVE, encoded by the coding sequence ATGCACACCTCTCTCGGGCGCGCCGCGCTCCTGGCCCTCACCGCCTTGGCTTCCACCGCGTGTGGAGGCGATGACGCGCCGCAGACCGTCCTGCTCTCCTTCAAGCCCATGGTGGGCAACCAGGCCTTCGCCTGCGGGCAGACGTACACGGGCCTGGGCACGACGGCGACGCGCTACGAGCCCAAGGACTTCCGCCTCTACGTCCACAACGTGCGGCTCGTCTCCACCGGGGGCCAGGAGGTGCCGGTGACGCTCACCGAGAACGGCGACTGGCAGAAGGACGGGCTGGCCCTGCTCGACTTCGAGAACAAGGCGGGCCTGTGCTCCAACGGCACCGAGGCCACCAACAACCGCATCATGGGCACGGTGCCCGCCGGCGACTACTCGGGCCTGCGCTTCACGGTGGGCGTGCCCTTCGCGATGAACCACCAGGATGCCTCCGTCGCGAGCACCCCCCTCAACGTGAGCACCCTCTTCTGGGGCTGGGCCGGGGGCTACAAGTTCATCCGTCTGGACGGCCGCACCTCCGGCCTGCCCAGCGGGCACAACGTCCACCTGGGCAGCACCGAGTGCCAGACGGCGGGCCCCAACCAGGTCACCTCCTGCCAGCAGGAGAACCGCTTCGAGGTGGAGCTCGCCGGCTTCGACCCGGAGAAGGCCCAGAACGTGGTGCTGGACGTCGCGACGCTGCTGGCGGGCTCCGACCTGGACACCAATCAGGCGAATTCGGCGCCGGGCTGCATGTCCGCCACGAATGACGCGGACTGTGGTCCCATCTTCCAGCGCCTGGGCCTGGCCTTCAATGGCACCCAGGCCAACCCGGCCAACCAGACCTTCTTCCGAGTGGAGTAG
- a CDS encoding methanobactin export MATE transporter MbnM: MRRGVLQAWCAGWLLLLCAACGDSGPEPYVWNLPPGFPEPAVPEDNPMSTAKVELGRHLFYDTRLSANGTQSCASCHRQDKAFTDTLPTAVGSTGEHHRRNSMSLGNVAYAASLTWANPVVPDLEAQALVPLFGEHPVELGLAGQEEVLLQRLAEDAHYPKRFAEAFPEEKQPLTMASVVRALASFERTLLSGGSPYDRYTYRDELEALSLSAKRGMTLFFSERLECFHCHQGFAFTDSVKHKLTAFPEVTFHNTNLYNVDGRGTYPATDEGLKEFTGKPEDTGRYRSPTLRNIALTAPYMHDGSIATLSEVLDHYAAGGRASAQGSAPSPYQSEFVRGFTLTPQEREDVLAFLESLTDTEFLTDPRFSDPFATAP, translated from the coding sequence ATGAGACGCGGTGTCCTTCAGGCCTGGTGCGCGGGGTGGCTCCTGCTGCTCTGCGCGGCGTGTGGTGACTCAGGGCCCGAGCCCTACGTGTGGAACCTGCCTCCCGGCTTCCCCGAGCCCGCCGTGCCCGAGGACAACCCCATGAGCACCGCCAAGGTGGAGCTGGGGCGACACCTCTTCTACGACACGCGGCTGTCGGCCAACGGCACCCAGTCCTGCGCGAGCTGCCACCGCCAGGACAAGGCCTTCACGGACACGCTGCCCACGGCGGTGGGCTCCACGGGCGAGCACCACCGGCGCAACTCCATGTCCCTGGGCAATGTGGCCTATGCCGCCAGCCTCACCTGGGCCAACCCGGTGGTGCCGGACCTGGAGGCCCAGGCCCTGGTGCCGCTGTTCGGCGAGCACCCCGTGGAATTGGGGCTCGCGGGCCAGGAGGAGGTGCTGCTCCAGCGGCTGGCCGAGGATGCCCACTACCCGAAGCGCTTCGCCGAGGCCTTCCCCGAGGAGAAGCAGCCCCTCACCATGGCCTCGGTGGTGCGCGCCCTCGCCTCCTTCGAGCGCACGCTGCTGTCCGGCGGCTCGCCGTATGACCGGTACACCTACCGCGATGAGCTGGAGGCCCTGTCCCTGTCGGCCAAGCGGGGCATGACGCTCTTCTTCTCCGAGCGCCTGGAGTGCTTCCACTGCCACCAGGGCTTTGCCTTCACGGACTCCGTGAAGCACAAGCTGACCGCCTTCCCGGAGGTCACCTTCCACAACACCAACCTCTACAACGTGGATGGGCGAGGCACCTACCCGGCCACGGACGAGGGGCTGAAGGAGTTCACCGGCAAGCCCGAGGACACCGGGCGCTACCGCTCCCCCACCCTGCGCAACATCGCCCTGACGGCGCCGTACATGCACGATGGCTCCATCGCCACGCTCTCCGAGGTGTTGGACCACTACGCGGCCGGCGGCCGGGCCAGCGCCCAGGGCTCCGCGCCCAGCCCCTACCAGAGCGAGTTCGTGCGCGGCTTCACCCTCACGCCCCAGGAGAGGGAAGACGTGCTCGCCTTCCTGGAGTCCCTCACCGACACTGAGTTCCTCACGGACCCGCGCTTCTCGGATCCGTTCGCCACCGCGCCATGA
- a CDS encoding site-specific recombinase, whose product MSTSHISQPPRARSEPSAREVDAFCVRYAPRDPGHAAIRALCRLLYAPPTEGSLEERFAWVERCVAWLREPRPVHGLAQADEPEAPVAQGRLALLVRVLEGESATRKAVARLVASVVSEARALKLFAQVGLPGRQGFFSELTDRVLRHLLPTPPDPERLSELLLRLFPGPTELAWLESLPTALLTRLFAMVGEPQHPLPAPSALLRAHLVDALILLSTQTAALGLAEDVRDRSPQVSFRASPFLRLRRTCDSVLARDAGPDTLRELSASLAECRQVVTLVTHHLEQSGVSVDLVYRLERLRRGLDRMDAIARVLGTARGEARCREGLALVVDLLHQAYADRSVRHLARTNLRLLARKVIERAGHSGEQSITTTRAEFHALVHSAAGGGLVSALMAAVTLSLGSLVLSPFFSGLAYAVIYVGGFLLMQLLGFALATKQPSMTAAALASAISEDSHPQGGRLKRLVELIPRMTRSQLAAALGNLSCVVPAAVGVALAFQLATGHPLLSRERAQALVDAFHPWRSGTLLWAAFTGVILWLSSVGAGWLENFFVYRRIPEALAHHRGLRRLLGEQGAQRLADGALRHVAGVGGNVSLGLLLGVAPGIGRLFGLPLQVRHVTLTVGALSVAGCTLGPDAVMSREFLAALLGTVGVGILNFGVSFALALALALRARDVTPRDGVLLARLVLRRWWREPRSFLLPPRDAAPTPTEEASSEASAPLAGGPGT is encoded by the coding sequence ATGTCCACCTCTCACATCTCCCAGCCTCCCCGCGCACGCAGCGAGCCTTCGGCCCGCGAGGTGGACGCCTTCTGCGTGCGCTATGCCCCGCGCGACCCGGGCCACGCGGCCATCCGGGCCCTGTGCCGGCTGCTCTACGCTCCTCCCACCGAAGGCTCGTTGGAGGAACGCTTCGCCTGGGTCGAGAGGTGCGTCGCCTGGCTCCGGGAACCTCGCCCCGTCCATGGCCTGGCCCAGGCCGATGAGCCCGAAGCGCCCGTTGCCCAGGGCCGGCTGGCCCTCTTGGTGCGCGTCCTCGAGGGAGAGTCCGCCACGCGGAAGGCGGTGGCACGGCTGGTGGCCTCCGTCGTCTCCGAAGCCCGCGCCCTGAAGCTCTTCGCCCAGGTGGGGCTGCCCGGCCGCCAGGGCTTCTTCTCCGAGCTGACGGACCGGGTGCTGCGACACCTGCTGCCGACGCCACCCGACCCCGAGCGCCTCTCCGAGTTGCTGCTGCGCCTCTTCCCGGGCCCCACGGAGCTGGCCTGGCTGGAGTCCCTGCCCACCGCCCTGCTGACACGCCTCTTCGCCATGGTGGGCGAGCCGCAGCACCCCCTGCCGGCGCCCTCGGCCCTGCTCCGCGCCCACCTGGTGGACGCGCTCATCCTGCTGTCCACCCAGACGGCGGCGCTGGGGCTCGCGGAGGACGTGCGCGACCGCAGCCCGCAGGTGTCCTTCCGTGCCTCGCCCTTCCTGCGCCTGCGCCGCACGTGCGACAGCGTGCTCGCTCGGGATGCCGGTCCCGACACCCTGCGGGAGCTGAGCGCCTCGCTGGCCGAGTGCCGACAGGTGGTGACCCTGGTCACCCACCACCTGGAGCAGTCCGGGGTGAGCGTCGATCTCGTCTACCGGCTGGAGCGACTCCGCCGAGGGCTGGACCGGATGGACGCCATCGCGCGGGTGCTGGGCACCGCTCGGGGCGAAGCGCGCTGCCGCGAGGGGCTGGCGTTGGTCGTGGACCTGCTGCACCAGGCCTACGCGGACCGCTCCGTTCGGCACCTGGCGCGTACCAACCTGCGGCTGCTGGCGCGCAAGGTCATCGAGCGCGCGGGCCACTCGGGCGAGCAGTCCATCACCACCACGCGGGCCGAGTTCCACGCCCTGGTGCATTCGGCCGCGGGAGGTGGGCTCGTCTCGGCGCTCATGGCCGCGGTCACCCTCTCCCTGGGCAGCCTCGTCCTCTCGCCCTTCTTCTCGGGGCTGGCCTACGCCGTCATCTACGTCGGCGGCTTCCTGCTGATGCAGTTGCTGGGCTTCGCCCTCGCCACCAAGCAGCCGTCCATGACGGCCGCGGCGCTGGCGAGCGCCATCAGCGAGGACTCCCACCCTCAAGGGGGACGGCTGAAGCGGCTGGTGGAGCTCATCCCTCGGATGACGCGCTCCCAGCTCGCCGCCGCCCTGGGGAACCTGAGCTGCGTGGTGCCCGCCGCCGTGGGCGTGGCCCTGGCGTTCCAGCTCGCCACCGGGCACCCGCTCCTCTCCCGGGAGCGCGCCCAAGCCCTGGTGGATGCGTTCCACCCGTGGCGCAGCGGCACCCTCCTGTGGGCGGCCTTCACCGGAGTCATTCTCTGGCTCTCCAGCGTGGGGGCCGGGTGGCTGGAGAACTTCTTCGTCTACCGGCGCATCCCCGAGGCGCTCGCGCACCACCGGGGCCTGCGAAGGTTGCTCGGCGAGCAGGGGGCACAGCGTCTGGCGGATGGCGCCCTGCGCCACGTGGCGGGCGTGGGAGGCAACGTCTCGCTGGGTCTGCTGCTGGGCGTCGCCCCGGGGATTGGCCGCCTCTTCGGGCTTCCCCTCCAGGTGCGCCACGTCACCCTCACCGTTGGCGCGCTGTCGGTCGCCGGCTGCACCCTGGGCCCCGATGCGGTGATGAGCCGGGAGTTCCTGGCCGCCCTCCTGGGGACCGTGGGCGTGGGCATCCTCAACTTCGGCGTCTCCTTTGCCCTGGCCCTGGCCTTGGCCCTGCGCGCTCGGGACGTCACCCCGCGCGATGGGGTGCTGCTGGCCCGCCTGGTGCTGCGGCGCTGGTGGCGCGAGCCCCGCTCCTTCCTGCTCCCACCTCGCGATGCCGCCCCCACCCCGACAGAGGAGGCGTCCTCCGAGGCCTCGGCCCCCCTGGCAGGTGGCCCCGGTACCTGA
- a CDS encoding MXAN_6521/LA_1396 family lipoprotein, translating into MTKRFALVLGLATLAGCSAVKNSTIRPDYEQVDKQRVKRLVVVTAPLPDGKQALGDMWSLIARQYINQNRDFLVKEHITRAESTDDAALKALCVEGLEGVLLLDPQVKRTGDGADVAVRARLMRCADGENVWSAEAAGGWDSVDEKFRERTAQYVQQFGAEVEPYVVPSYKLLQATLDTLPNPQLNDQDIDEKIELGE; encoded by the coding sequence ATGACGAAGCGATTCGCGCTCGTGCTGGGCCTGGCCACGCTCGCCGGCTGCTCCGCGGTGAAGAACAGCACCATCCGCCCCGACTATGAGCAGGTGGACAAGCAACGGGTAAAGCGGCTCGTGGTGGTGACGGCACCGCTGCCCGACGGCAAGCAGGCCCTGGGCGACATGTGGAGCCTCATCGCCCGCCAGTACATCAACCAGAACCGTGACTTCCTGGTGAAGGAGCACATCACCCGCGCCGAGTCCACGGACGACGCCGCCCTCAAGGCGCTGTGCGTCGAGGGCCTCGAGGGCGTGCTGCTGCTCGACCCGCAGGTGAAGCGCACCGGAGACGGCGCGGACGTGGCGGTGCGGGCGCGGCTGATGCGCTGCGCCGACGGCGAGAATGTGTGGAGCGCCGAGGCCGCCGGTGGCTGGGACTCGGTGGACGAGAAGTTCCGCGAGCGCACCGCGCAGTACGTGCAGCAGTTCGGTGCCGAGGTGGAGCCCTACGTCGTCCCCTCCTACAAGCTGCTCCAGGCCACCCTGGACACGCTGCCCAACCCGCAGCTCAACGACCAAGACATCGACGAGAAGATCGAGCTGGGGGAGTAG
- a CDS encoding efflux RND transporter permease subunit yields the protein MSTSSHPPNRFSLAYASFMVRRPGVVLLVILALLAASVWGASKLTINSNQLDLISQELPEVKEVKRIIDMVGGSGYLMLALRGSDEPTLKRVADDLAAQIQADKENVRFLTYKLPVEFVQENMVLFVKTEDLAEGKRRIMAYMKDQLRRSNPFYIELKKTEPVKLELQDLIDKYSSVGKKSIRDDYYISQDRKMMMMLIKPMWDTNELGKSKAYVEKLTQDLAEYSKTNAAGVKLVEDYDLMGDAKTVAYGFTGSYKTAVDDSYAIEESLGPVAVIAFLAILAITIAFFRKWAPTVIVVSGMVIGTLITMGFTYATVGELNMITSILGGILMGFGIDFGIHFIFRTRLELGAGKPYDVAIRDAIINAGRPALVSAVVTAGSFMVLMVSDFRGFSQFGFLAGCGTLILGFTLFAWSPALLALAGRINPTLPQRLIGVMQPPAATNASGKEVRFPRPRLLLGVSTVIVVLVCAAAVPWNSSDPAPGQKLSFFERIQRGVGFNYNTRALIPEGQPSVRLQDEISARFQISSDPIAVYTKTLEEAKQVYEELTGHPEKYKSIDQVVSIYTFVPPPEIAKANRKILDEWEEELKEIDVAALPPEMQEKAALFKKMLSAQPFDVHGVPDIYANQFRHLPTTKPENHGYLTFIYPSVDLWDGKLMLQFADETSIIKTADGKEFRAAGAAQLYARLARIVLADGKLTVLLVSLWILVMHFADFRSVPLALASVIPLTVGLAMMLGFMSLFDLRLNFMNIIILPILLGFGVSHGLYLLHRFLEGTSPVVALRSVGAAVASSTLTAVAGFAALLAAKHNGLKSMGLVATIGLFTTLVVSFTVLAAVMQLLHDQRVRKSGKPPSDLASPGATDSETKAA from the coding sequence ATGAGCACCTCGTCCCACCCGCCCAACCGATTCTCGCTCGCCTATGCCAGCTTCATGGTCCGCAGGCCGGGCGTCGTCCTCCTCGTCATCCTCGCGTTGCTCGCCGCCTCCGTGTGGGGCGCGAGCAAGCTGACCATCAACTCGAATCAGCTCGACCTCATCTCGCAAGAGCTGCCCGAGGTGAAAGAGGTCAAGCGCATCATCGACATGGTGGGTGGCAGCGGCTACCTCATGCTCGCGCTGCGCGGCTCGGACGAGCCCACCCTCAAGCGCGTCGCGGATGACCTTGCCGCGCAGATCCAGGCGGACAAGGAGAACGTCCGTTTCCTTACCTACAAGCTCCCGGTCGAGTTCGTGCAGGAGAACATGGTCCTCTTCGTCAAGACGGAGGACCTGGCCGAGGGCAAGCGCCGCATCATGGCGTACATGAAGGATCAGCTGCGCCGCAGCAACCCCTTCTACATCGAGCTGAAGAAGACCGAGCCGGTGAAGCTCGAGCTGCAGGACCTGATCGACAAGTACTCCAGCGTCGGCAAGAAGAGCATCCGCGACGACTACTACATCTCCCAGGATCGGAAGATGATGATGATGCTCATCAAGCCGATGTGGGACACCAACGAGCTCGGCAAGTCGAAGGCCTACGTCGAGAAGCTCACCCAGGATCTGGCCGAGTACTCCAAGACGAACGCCGCGGGCGTGAAGCTGGTGGAGGACTACGACTTGATGGGCGACGCGAAGACGGTCGCCTACGGCTTCACCGGCTCCTACAAGACGGCGGTCGATGACTCGTACGCCATCGAGGAGTCGCTGGGACCGGTGGCCGTCATCGCCTTCCTGGCCATCCTGGCCATCACCATCGCCTTCTTCCGCAAGTGGGCTCCCACGGTCATCGTGGTGAGCGGCATGGTGATCGGCACCCTCATCACCATGGGCTTCACCTACGCCACCGTGGGTGAGCTCAACATGATCACCAGCATCCTCGGCGGAATCCTGATGGGGTTCGGCATCGACTTCGGCATCCACTTCATCTTCCGCACGAGGCTGGAGCTGGGCGCGGGCAAGCCGTACGACGTGGCCATCCGGGACGCCATCATCAACGCGGGCCGCCCCGCGCTGGTGTCCGCGGTGGTGACGGCCGGCTCGTTCATGGTGCTGATGGTCAGCGACTTCCGCGGCTTCAGCCAGTTCGGCTTCCTGGCCGGCTGCGGCACGCTCATCCTCGGCTTCACGCTGTTCGCCTGGAGCCCCGCGCTGCTGGCGCTGGCTGGCCGCATCAACCCCACCCTGCCCCAGCGCCTCATCGGCGTGATGCAGCCCCCGGCGGCCACCAACGCCTCGGGCAAGGAGGTCCGCTTCCCGCGTCCCCGCCTGCTGCTGGGCGTGAGCACCGTCATCGTCGTGCTGGTGTGCGCCGCCGCCGTGCCGTGGAACAGCTCCGATCCGGCCCCTGGCCAGAAGCTCAGCTTCTTCGAGCGCATCCAGCGCGGCGTGGGCTTCAACTACAACACCCGCGCGCTCATCCCCGAGGGCCAGCCCTCGGTGCGCCTGCAGGACGAGATCAGCGCGCGCTTCCAGATCTCCAGCGACCCCATCGCCGTCTACACGAAGACGCTCGAGGAGGCGAAGCAGGTCTACGAAGAGCTCACCGGGCACCCGGAGAAGTACAAGTCCATCGACCAGGTGGTGAGCATCTACACCTTCGTCCCGCCGCCGGAGATCGCCAAGGCCAACCGGAAGATCCTCGATGAGTGGGAGGAGGAGCTGAAGGAGATCGACGTGGCGGCGCTGCCGCCGGAGATGCAGGAGAAGGCGGCCCTCTTCAAGAAGATGCTGTCGGCCCAGCCCTTCGACGTCCACGGCGTGCCGGACATCTACGCCAACCAGTTCCGCCACCTGCCCACCACGAAGCCGGAGAACCACGGCTACCTGACGTTCATCTACCCCAGCGTGGACCTGTGGGACGGCAAGCTGATGCTCCAGTTCGCCGACGAGACCAGCATCATCAAGACGGCCGACGGCAAGGAGTTCCGGGCCGCCGGCGCCGCGCAGCTCTACGCGCGGCTGGCGCGCATCGTGCTGGCCGACGGCAAGCTCACCGTGCTGCTCGTGTCGCTGTGGATCCTCGTCATGCACTTCGCCGACTTCCGCAGCGTGCCGCTGGCGCTCGCCTCGGTGATTCCGCTCACCGTGGGCCTGGCGATGATGCTGGGGTTCATGTCGCTGTTCGATCTGCGGCTGAACTTCATGAACATCATCATCCTGCCCATCCTCCTGGGCTTCGGCGTCAGCCACGGTCTGTACCTGCTGCACCGCTTCCTGGAAGGCACCTCTCCGGTGGTGGCGCTGCGCAGCGTCGGCGCCGCGGTGGCCTCCTCCACCCTCACCGCGGTGGCCGGCTTCGCGGCGCTCCTGGCCGCCAAGCACAACGGCCTGAAGTCCATGGGCCTGGTGGCCACCATCGGCCTCTTCACCACGCTGGTGGTGTCCTTCACCGTGCTCGCCGCGGTGATGCAGCTGCTGCACGATCAGCGCGTGCGCAAGAGCGGGAAGCCTCCCTCGGACCTCGCCTCCCCGGGCGCGACTGACTCCGAGACCAAGGCAGCCTGA
- a CDS encoding MgtC/SapB family protein has protein sequence MDAHIVALRLGVAFLLGGLLGLERELRGQSAGLRTHLLVSLGSCLFTLASIYAAQPLVDDVPVGTRADITRIASQVVVGIGFLGGGAILRHGDSIRGLTTAANLWLTASIGLAAGLGFLHGAAITGGLALLVLAGLRPVEHFLARVRRKRHIARDGDTTSEKPPESQG, from the coding sequence ATGGACGCCCACATCGTCGCCCTGCGGTTGGGCGTGGCCTTCCTGCTCGGGGGCCTGCTGGGCCTGGAGCGGGAGTTGCGCGGGCAGAGCGCGGGCCTGCGCACCCACCTGCTCGTGAGCCTGGGCTCGTGCCTCTTCACCCTGGCGAGCATCTACGCCGCCCAGCCGCTGGTGGACGACGTGCCCGTGGGCACGCGAGCGGACATCACCCGTATCGCCAGTCAGGTGGTGGTGGGCATCGGCTTCCTGGGCGGCGGGGCCATCCTCCGCCACGGCGACTCCATCCGAGGGCTCACCACGGCGGCCAACCTGTGGCTCACCGCCTCCATCGGGCTGGCGGCGGGGCTGGGCTTCCTCCACGGCGCCGCCATCACCGGAGGGCTGGCCCTGCTCGTGCTCGCGGGCCTGCGCCCCGTGGAGCACTTCCTGGCGCGCGTACGCCGAAAGCGCCACATCGCTCGGGACGGGGACACCACCTCCGAGAAGCCTCCCGAGTCCCAAGGGTGA
- a CDS encoding DUF885 domain-containing protein has translation MRILSLAVAGLLSSSAWAATPTEDFQKLLDEHWAWHLKGNPIQATDLGVRDYDRELGNPSLAEADKRAREAQAFIARLDKLDKSQLSEADRVNLTVLRGDLAQEVEGNRFGQRTMRLSSRGGWHVFLARLPDMLPFYTKADYESYLARLEAYPAYNKASTEVTREALKGGYVQPCAPMEGFEKTITPHIVSDPTQSVFYQPFATKPASISEADWTALKTRAQTIIRTQLVPAYREFQTFYTKQYAPKCRKTVGASTMPGGKDYYAWRVRVMTTTDMTPEQIHQLGLSEVARIRAEMEQVIQRAGFKGDRKAYVQYLRTDPKHYPKTGEELMREASLLAKRIDGEMPKLFGRLPRLPYTVKEIPADIAEGTTTAYYEAGAAETGRAGVYRVNTSKLDQRPLFELPALTVHEAVPGHHQQLALQQELELPKFRRHAAFFTAFIEGWGLYSERLGIEMGLYDTPEKDFGRLSYEMWRACRLVVDTGMHAKGWTREQAIDFMLENTALSRHNIEAEVNRYITWPGQALAYKIGELKIRELRAKAERELGAKFDLRAFHDAVLENGAVPLDVLETHVNAWIDRSKKA, from the coding sequence ATGCGAATCCTGTCGCTGGCTGTCGCAGGCCTGTTGTCCTCCTCGGCGTGGGCGGCCACGCCGACCGAGGACTTCCAGAAGCTGCTCGACGAGCACTGGGCCTGGCACCTCAAGGGCAACCCCATCCAGGCGACGGACCTCGGGGTACGCGACTACGACCGTGAACTGGGGAACCCCTCGCTCGCGGAGGCGGACAAGCGGGCGCGTGAGGCGCAGGCGTTCATCGCCCGGCTCGACAAGCTCGACAAGAGCCAGCTGTCCGAGGCCGACCGGGTAAACCTCACCGTCCTGAGGGGCGACCTCGCGCAGGAGGTGGAGGGCAACCGCTTCGGCCAGCGCACCATGCGGCTCAGCAGCCGGGGCGGCTGGCACGTCTTCCTGGCCCGGCTGCCCGACATGCTGCCCTTCTATACGAAGGCGGATTACGAGAGCTACCTCGCCCGGCTCGAGGCCTATCCGGCCTACAACAAGGCGTCGACGGAGGTGACGCGCGAGGCGCTCAAGGGCGGCTACGTGCAGCCCTGTGCTCCGATGGAGGGCTTCGAGAAGACGATCACCCCGCACATCGTCAGCGACCCGACGCAGTCGGTGTTCTACCAGCCCTTCGCCACGAAGCCGGCGAGCATCTCCGAGGCGGACTGGACGGCGCTCAAGACCCGGGCGCAGACGATCATCCGCACCCAGTTGGTGCCCGCCTACCGCGAGTTCCAGACCTTCTATACGAAGCAGTACGCGCCGAAGTGCCGCAAGACCGTGGGGGCCTCCACGATGCCGGGCGGCAAGGACTACTACGCCTGGCGCGTGCGGGTGATGACCACCACGGACATGACGCCCGAGCAGATCCACCAGCTCGGCCTCTCGGAGGTCGCGCGCATCCGCGCCGAGATGGAGCAGGTCATCCAGCGCGCTGGCTTCAAGGGCGACCGCAAGGCCTATGTGCAGTACCTGCGCACCGACCCGAAGCACTACCCGAAGACGGGCGAGGAGCTGATGAGGGAGGCCTCGCTCCTGGCCAAGCGCATCGACGGCGAGATGCCAAAGCTGTTCGGGCGCCTGCCCCGCCTGCCCTACACGGTGAAGGAGATTCCCGCCGACATCGCCGAGGGCACGACCACCGCCTACTACGAGGCGGGTGCCGCCGAGACCGGCCGTGCTGGCGTCTACCGCGTCAACACCAGCAAGCTCGACCAGCGCCCGCTGTTCGAGCTGCCCGCGCTCACCGTGCATGAGGCGGTGCCCGGCCACCACCAGCAGCTCGCCCTGCAGCAGGAACTGGAGCTGCCGAAGTTCCGCCGACACGCGGCCTTCTTCACCGCCTTCATCGAGGGCTGGGGGCTCTACTCGGAGCGCCTGGGCATCGAGATGGGCCTCTACGACACGCCGGAGAAGGACTTCGGGCGCCTGTCGTACGAGATGTGGCGGGCCTGCCGCCTCGTGGTGGACACCGGCATGCACGCCAAGGGCTGGACGCGTGAGCAGGCCATCGACTTCATGCTGGAGAACACCGCCCTGTCGCGCCACAACATCGAGGCCGAGGTCAACCGCTACATCACCTGGCCTGGGCAGGCGCTGGCCTACAAGATTGGCGAGCTGAAGATTCGCGAGCTGCGCGCCAAGGCCGAGCGTGAGCTGGGCGCGAAGTTCGACCTGCGCGCCTTCCACGACGCCGTCCTCGAGAACGGGGCCGTGCCGCTCGATGTGCTGGAGACGCACGTGAACGCCTGGATCGACCGGAGCAAGAAGGCCTGA